A genome region from Coffea arabica cultivar ET-39 chromosome 7e, Coffea Arabica ET-39 HiFi, whole genome shotgun sequence includes the following:
- the LOC113700410 gene encoding methionine aminopeptidase 1D, chloroplastic/mitochondrial-like isoform X2, whose amino-acid sequence MEVMSRNIEEVPNSKRKCLRPGKVSPRRPVPDHILQPPYANSQKSPGISGGPEVHDELGIEKMRASGRLAAQVLQHAGTLVKPGITTDEIDQAVHNIIIDNGAYPSPLGYGGFPKSVCTSVNECICHGIPDSRELEDGDIVNIDVTVYLNGYHGDTSATFFVGDVAEEARKLVQVTKECLDKAISICAPGVEFNKIGKTIHNLADEHCYGVVEQFVGHGVGRVFHSDPVILHYRNNGRGRMLLNQTFTIEPMLTIGSINPIMWDDNWTVVTEDGSLSAQFEHTILITENGAETLTQC is encoded by the exons TGATGAGCAGAAATATAGAGGAAGTGCCTAACAGCAAACGTAAATGTTTGAGGCCAGGGAAGGTGTCACCTCGTCGACCTGTTCCTGATCACATATTACAGCCTCCATATGCAAATTCTCAGAAATCACCGGGAATTTCTGGTGGACCTGAAGTGCATGATGAACTTGGAATTGAAAAAATGAGGGCATCAGGAAGACTTGCTGCGCAGGTTCTTCAGCATGCTGGGACTTTGGTGAAG CCAGGCATTACAACAGATGAAATTGACCAAGCAGTTCACAACATAATCATTGACAATGGAGCATATCCTTCACCTCTTGGTTATGGTGGGTTTCCTAAGAGCGTATGCACATCAGTAAATGAGTGCATTTGCCATGGGATTCCAGATTCACGGGAACTTGAG GATGGTGATATTGTCAATATTGATGTCACAGTTTATCTTAAT GGGTACCATGGTGATACATCAGCAACATTCTTTGTTGGAGATGTTGCTGAGGAAGCTAGAAAATTGGTGCAG GTAACTAAGGAGTGCTTAGACAAGGCAATATCTATCTGTGCACCCGGGGTGGAATTTAATAAAATTGGCAAGACTATCCA taATCTTGCAGATGAACATTGCTATGGAGTTGTTGAACAATTTGTTGGCCACGGAGTAGGACGTGTTTTTCACAGTGATCCAGTCATTCTACATTACA GGAATAATGGTCGCGGACGCATGCTTCTAAATCAGACGTTTACCATTG AACCAATGCTGACCATTGGCAGCATAAACCCGATAATGTGGGATGATAACTGGACGGTGGTGACAGAGGATGGGAGCCTATCAGCACAATTTGAGCACACAATCCTGATAACTGAAAATGGTGCCGAGACACTGACTCAGTGTTAG